The genomic interval GGCATCCGAATTTTCTTTCAGGAATACCGTAAAATAACTTAATTTGTCCACATCTGGAAGAGCCAGGCGGTGGGCTGCACAGATGCATGAATGCACATATTGTCTGCTTCACTCCTCTCATTAGGAATTTATGGGGAGCATGCCAAGTAAGGAAATTTCCCTCAGGCTACTATGCTATGCTGTATTGTTTCAGAAATATATGGAAATAAAATTGTACactgttaaataataaaaatcccGCTTTTTGTGATATGATTTACCATAAATAATTACACTACAACCTTTCCCAATGTTACAATGTACATGAGAAGGccttaatcacattattttaagAGACATACAATTCATAGTACTTTACTTTGTAGTTTGTTCTACTTTATATATCCGCTTTCCTATATTTTAGAGCAATATTGTATTGTACTTTATTTCACAGCGGGTACAGCTGATCAACATCTGAGCTGCCTGCATTAACAGGTACAATTTGCTCATCTACAAAACTACCATGCTGCCTACATGTTAATTCATAACCACAATAGAATCATCTTTATTGGCCTTTATTGGCTTTATTGGCAAAGTCCATGTATGCGTGAACATACATTGACTTTGTCTCCGGTGACACGTTGCTCTCAATCATACATAGatgtacaaataaacaacagaaatatgaaaaacacattaaagacCACAAAATAGAACACAAAACTAAATATTAATAGTTACTGGTagatacaatataaatatcacAATAATGTGAGTTATATGATAATGCACTAATTCTATATAATGTGTACTTTGGACAGACCAACTATATTTAGTTAATCTTTTTACATAAGTAAAACTGCTAAACTTGTACTTGTAATAAAGTAATTGGGCATTGTGGTGTTACTTTTACCTAGGTTTTGGAAATGTGTACTTCTTCTAAAACTGCTAATCATCAGTATAGTTTCGAAATATTTACCCTTCCTAACAGTTGAAGAAAATATGTAGCCTGCATTTCTCtactttattattaataacttTATCTCACAAGTAACATTTTCAGATTAGGAACAAAATGTCTAATACATCTGAAAAATCAACTTCTACGAGCTGTATTAAAATCCATGCTGACGTGTTGATTGGTGAATTAAGCATAATTGTATGTGTTGTCACTTCGTAAATGTTAAACTGCTGCTtctttattaatacattttttccattgatttcattattgattaaaGTGATCTAAtctaatgtgaagcactttgagtctgccttgtgtatgaaaagcgctatacaaataaacttgccttgcctaaataattaattaattgcagTACCATATCGCAGTTTGTACCGCGGAGTATGGGGTAATAGTGACTGACAGCAAAGACCAATTGCAATTGTTATTtgatccaaaacaaacacaatttatcGTAAAAACCCGCACAAATCTCGCGATGACAGTCAGAGCGTCGTGATTGGATTAGAAAGTCAAATGATTGGTCACGTGGGCCGCGATCGCTCGGCAttctgggacacaaacagtggtGTATGAATAGCTTCAAAAGCGTCAACACCAGCAGTTTCTAGTGTGGAAGGAAGGcgacggttaaaaaaaaaaacagcaacagccaccggagagacagagagcaaaaCCGTATTTCCAGTCGCTCCGGCAGGAAGGGACACGCGTCGGAAGAGCAAGAGGCCAACGGCGGTCACGTCTGTTATTTGTCACGGTGGACTTTGACTAACGCCGCGCGCTAACGTCATCTAGCTAACGACAGGCGCCGCGTCGATCCCTGCTAGTCTGACACCGTTAGCCGGCGAGGGCAATGCGGGAGGAGTCGTGAAGTTGGCGCTCTTACACCACGTCGACTGCGGTCAATACGTCCAAAGAAGACTCTGGTGGTCGGTGTCGCTGCGTCcactgctctcctccctccctccctcggctGCTCCATCCGCCCGCCCGTTGACGCGACGCTGTCCTCGGCTGAGGGCTCGCGGCTCTTGAACATGGCGAGCCTTTCACACGGAGACCACACTGGCACTTTTGAGTTGCTGGACTGGAACCTTGTCCAGTTGGTGTACCCGAGATAAACCCCGCTATACTGGACATTTCAATGCAATGGCCAAGGAGAGTGACGGgtttcatctgtgtgtctcactACGCGGTTGTTGTCAGAGTTGCGTAACGATGCGATGCCGCTGctaaagccccgccccctcccctccaagtCCATGTACACATGTCTCCGTTGAAGCTCCACACATTGATTTTGCTAGAAACCGACTTTCGCTGGATTTAAGAAACGTCAAGCTTCACAGCTGTCGTCACGTCAGATTGCTCACCTGAGCTTTTCTGTTGGGCCCCCCGGAGCTCAATTGAGGGCCAACATGTCAGGCTCCACGACTGTGCAGCTTTTCACCAAACTTGTCAAGCATGCAGTGGGTAAGGCGCAGATTCAGCTCAACCGCTGGGTGCAGAAGGCCGCCATGGATGACTGTGACAAGATCGACATCCTGATATGCAGCACCTTCGACGAGTCAGGGGCCGTCATCGGGAAGTCGGATGGAGACCCCGAGGTCGTCGGCGACGCGGGAGGAACGTCCTTCAGCAGTGGCGAGTTCAGACACCCGTGCTGCATCACCACCTTTTGCTTCAAGAGCGCCCTGCTGGCATGCGTCCTCACGGCTGTGTGCTTCTCCTCGGTGGCACTGGTTCGGCAGTACCTGAAGGACCTCCTGCTTTGGGTGGAGAGCTTGGACAGCCTCGTCGGAGCCTTGCTGTTTATAGTTGGGTTGATCATCGTGTCATTCCCATGCGGATGGGGATATATTGTTCTTAATGTGGCAGCTGGCTACCTCTACGGCTTCGTGCTGGGCATGGGACTGGTCATGGTCGGAGTCTTAATAGGGACCTTTGTGGCACACCTGGTGTGCAAACGTCTTTTGACTGAGTGGGTGTTGAACAAGGTTGGGAACAGTGAGCAGCTCAGTGCCGTCATTCGAGTGgtggagggaggaagtggaCTCAAAGTTGTGGCCTTAGCGAGACTCACCCCTATACCATTTGGGCTCCAAAATGCAGTTTTCTCGGTGAGTATGAAAACGCTACGACCTGTTTTCAGTTTAGAAGCGAGACACATATATTAGACACATAGTCTACACGTCACATAGGGTCTATTGTAAACTCTCATGGGTTGAACGAATCGTTGCAAACATGAGAACTGACCCTGTAACCTTTTGACTTTAGAGGTAAATGCTTTGCTGTTTTGCAAGGCCAATCTACCACAAGGATAAATCACAAGTAGCTGGAAACCAGCCACAAACAGGCCGGGAGTATCATGAGTATCGTATGTTGTTGCGATGAACTTTAGACATTGAACTTGGCATAAGTGTTCTGCTGCTTAACCCTGTCGAGGCAAACCAAAGTCTAATGGCAGAAAATACAATAAGAGTCCTGTCCCCAGACAAAGGAAATCCCCTTTGTAGATGGAGAAAATGcttcaataaaataaattgtatcGCTGCCTCGGGACATGCATTATTTTATCTGTTCGAGCCATCAAGTCTTAGTTTGGGTTTTCAAATGTGGAGCAATGGTTTATCTGGACTCCATAACGATCTGGTGATGATATAATAATGTAAACTAAATTATGGACATTAGTCTGTAAGTTAAATCTGAAGTCCTTGAAGCCAACAAACACAATGTTACCGACAGTATGAAGCTGAGCTGTTTCACAATATTGATTTAAGCCGCACTCCTACGCTTTAGCTGAGGCCCTTGACCTTCATGCATGGAATGAATCATTAGTGTCTGCTGATTATCCATCTACTCCAAATAGTAAAAGCCTCAAGGTATATGTTACTATGTTATAAGAAATCAACTAAGATGTCATGAACAATTGTCCgaacaaaaatgacaaattttGATCCGAAGGTAAATCCGTCTTGGACAAAATGAACACCTATTGGAAAAATAGTTTTCAGGGTCTGCGTCCATTTTTTTTTGGTCTATATGCAACCACATATTTTCTGAATTGCAATATCATGCTGGTGAAATTCATCGTCAACCAGTCCTTCAAAAATACAACTGGTGATGTCTTCGCACAATATTCATTTATGCCAGTTCCATTGGAATTCCTCCTACCGAACTAGGATACACAGATATTTCCATTGCCCTCCACTTTAGCTGTTTCGAATATTGCACTGTGTATATGGAAACCTATAGGAAAAGAAGAGAATCTGAATAGTGTtgaagacagaaaacaaaagcagcacaaaCATCCTGAAGTGAACACGTAGAGAAGCCCTTAAAAGGCATTTATAGCTTAAAGGAGTTGATGCACAGCCTGAGGCTGGAAAGGGAAAAAGATTTAAGTAGATGTAAGTTGGATTCAGAAACACAGTAATTGCAAATTACAGAGTTAGTACGTTTTCTGGAATGAAGCATTTTACTAGGACATATTTGGCTTTGCCTATGGACGGCCAAATACACACTTCCAACCACCCAATAATAAACACTCACTTTATTTAACTCTTTCACAATGTTTTTGACTCTGTCACGGCTGTTTTCacttttctctcatttcaaaGCTATAGTTGGTATAACTTTTACGTTTAATTTCATCATCTTGAAAAGCTGTTTCAAATTGTGTTCAGAATGATGTAACCGTGAAACAATAATATCCTACACAGCATCCCTAATTCTGTGGTGTAGCTCAGTCTGATGGTGCTCTCTGCTCAGCTGGTGCGAGCGCCACACGGACATATTTGCACACGTGTCAGAGTCGAACTGCCACGCATGAGAAAATCGCCAAAAAAAATTGTTACAATGGTAGAGGAAACACTGCCTTACTCTAATTAAGTTAAACTTAATCCAGTTTTGTTCAGCTCATGGAGATTATTGCATTCGACAAACGGTGGTTTACTTTAATTTAAGTATTTGTCTTcatgtcatttcattttttctctttctcaatTGGTTATTTGTTGTAGCACGGTTAACACAAGTTCATTATTCATGAGTAAAACAACCCTTTCCGATAAGAGACACTAGTCATTGGGCAGCAGTGAGGTAAGCTGACCCCAGGAATCAGCTGACTGTTGGAACAGGCAGTAAACATATTTGCTGCACTTTGAGCAGGCTGTCGGTATTTGAGAAGAACCTCATAATAAAATGCCTGTGCTTTCCCCAGTACAGTCCAACAGTGAGTGGGGAGCTAAAAAAAAGTGGAAGTGCTCCTGAAAAGGGAAGATCATTTCATTGAGTAAATTTGAATGGAGGATGTGTCTGAATGCACGTGCATTGTTCCTTTGTTTAGGTTTTGTTGTTCAACACGTTGTTGTTTAAAGGCCGGCGTGAGCGGCTCTGGGTTAAGTTTAGGATTCACTTTGAGCTAAAAGAGACCGTCTGTGAAGTTAAAAATGAATGACTTATGTATTTTGGCCCGGGCCGGGGACGACAGTTCCTGTGTAAAAACAGATTTTGAACAAGACATCCAAACCTAGCAGATGGTCTTCTTTTGCCTGACTGACTTAAACGGCTCCTGTTTGTCATCCGCTCGCACCCGGGGCACCGCGGCCCGGACACAGCTCTCTCTGTGCAAAGGTTGCAGTGTCCCACTTGTGCAAGGATCATGGATGCAGCTTCCAACAGTGAACTCCCTGTTCCACTCTGAGGTGGGAACGAGGTGTCAAAGTCAAAGTGACACACAGTTTACACTGTTAACCAGCTGCTACCACGGTCACTCGCCTGATTGCTACTCCACCATCTCTTCAGGTCAAATTGAAAGGCGGACGAATTGAAAGCCTGTTTTCAATCACTTCTTTTATACATCTGCTTCTCTTTTTCTACCGGGGAAGGCAAATAAACAATTTATGTGAAATGCTGCCTGCTAGAAAAGTGGGTAATTTTGGATCAAATCAGTTTTATATTCTGCTTAGTTAGATTTTTGACTGCTGTTAGTCTTTTGAAAATGCAGCATGTGGTTGACTCACTGTTGTGACTTTTGTGATTGCTCCCTTTGATGGATATTTATagacttattttatttatttatttactaatGCACCTGCATCCTGTGCAAAGGTTTGGCCTCATTCCGTGTACCACCACTCTCGAAGCATCCAGAAGCTACAGTGCCCTAAATAAGAGTTTGTGTTGGACAGAAACACTAAAAGGGTATTGCAGCTCCTCCGTAACTGCTGGATGTGTAAACAAGCAAATGTTTGCCAACAAATGTTGTGACCAGTTAGAAAGTGATGCAAATCAGTCAATGATTGATGCAGATGGACTGCAGAAAACAGCCAAATCAAACTGTTGACTCCTCAGACAAGGACCTCAGTGTGAAAGGGTTTTGTGAAGGGAAGGTCCGACTGAGCCTTACGCCGGAGTTTATTCGGTGCCGGCGAAGTCATCTCGTCCCAGCCTGCACAGCGAAGCTCGGGTTCTTGACTGCacctttaaaaataattaatcgTAAAGCCGGTAGCTTGTGTTATGGCCAGCTGAAACTTATGGTGTATCTTATTCTCCACAATGAGCGGTGAAACTAGGGGT from Gasterosteus aculeatus chromosome 10, fGasAcu3.hap1.1, whole genome shotgun sequence carries:
- the tmem64 gene encoding transmembrane protein 64 codes for the protein MSGSTTVQLFTKLVKHAVGKAQIQLNRWVQKAAMDDCDKIDILICSTFDESGAVIGKSDGDPEVVGDAGGTSFSSGEFRHPCCITTFCFKSALLACVLTAVCFSSVALVRQYLKDLLLWVESLDSLVGALLFIVGLIIVSFPCGWGYIVLNVAAGYLYGFVLGMGLVMVGVLIGTFVAHLVCKRLLTEWVLNKVGNSEQLSAVIRVVEGGSGLKVVALARLTPIPFGLQNAVFSITDVSLPNYLVASSVGLLPTQLLNSYLGTTLRTMEDVIAEQSISGYFVFSLQIVISIGLMFYVVHRAQVELNAAIAACQMELKSSHMNGSSTNHGSFTYCSKRTAAGSGNCINVV